A window of Roseiflexus castenholzii DSM 13941 genomic DNA:
GGAGTGTCGGCTAGTACCAGAGTCACAACGCGGCGCGAAGTTTGTCGAGCAGGCAGTGCGCCGCGCACAGGGTTGCAAGTGAGCGCCTTGCGCCGGGATGGGGGCAGAGGCGGGAGACGGCGGCGCACAAGCAGGGTTCTGCTGAAGACACCCCACCTTCCTTCTCGCACGCTGAACGCTGGATCTGCTGGCGCGCTTCGTTCATCATCACACGGTTGGGTAATACCAATGACGATTGACGATGCCGCATGCGTGTCATTCCGAGCCCTTCGCTTCGCTCAGGGTAAACGCAGCGAGGAATCTGCGCGGGTCGCGCCAGACCCCTCGCGCTGCTCGGAGTGACCATGCCGGATGGTCACAGGTCATTGGTATAACACCCCGGCGGTGACGAATGCAGCAGTGAAACCCTGAACAGTCAGTCCTCTACCAGACGCAGTCAGGGAACTCCAGACATTGCTCCCCAAAGCGCACGTGATCGCCCTTCGTGCGATCAGCCCGACGGATGCTGCACTTCGATGGGTTCAGCGCCCCGCTGGTCGAAGCGCAGGTCCGCATCTGGCGAGGCGATGCCGCTATGAACCCGGCGAATGACAGGTTGCCGCCTGACATTCCTGACCAGATCACGGATACGCTGCTACACTCACTTATGTGCTACCACGCAACCTCGGATCGAGGACGTCGCGCAATCCATCACCCAGCAGATTGAACCCCAGCACAGTGATCACAATCGCAATGCCGGGAGCGATTGCGACCCAGGGTGTCAACTCCATAAAGCGACGTCCGCTGCCAAGCATCGCCCCCCACGACGGATCGGGCGGTTGCGCCCCAAGCCCCAGGAAACTGAGCGCCGCCTCCGCCAGAATGGCGGTGGAAAGGAGCAGCGATGTCTGCACAATCAGCGGTGCAGCGATGTTCGGCAGAAAATAGCGAGTGATCAATCCAATATGACGAACTCCAACCGCGTGTGCGGCTTCGATATACGCATAATTGCGAACTGCCAGCATTTCGCCGCGCACCAGGCGCGCATAGATTGGCGCATAGACGATGCCAATCGCAATCATTGCGTTCGTCAGGCTTGGACCCAGCAATCCGGCGATGACAATCGCCAGCACCAGGCTTGGAATAGCGAACAGCATATCGATCAGACGCATGAGCAGGGTATCGATGCGTCCGCCGGCGTACCCGGCAATCAGCCCCAGCGCGCCGCCAAATACCAGCGCCAGGCTGACCGATACCGCCCCAACGTACAACGAAATGCGCGAGCCATAGATCACGCGCGAAAAGATGTCGCGCCCAAACTCATCGGTGCCGAGCAGATACTGCGCGCCGGGTTCGAGCAAGCGCCGCGATACCTGCGCGGTCGGGCTATACGGACTGATCACCGGCGCTAGCAGCGCAGCCAGCACAACCAGCGTAATAATGATCAATCCCACAAGACCGGGCGTATTCCGGCGCAGCGCCGCGATCAGCGGCGGCGCGCGGCGCCGCATGAACGGCAGACTGCCGGCGCTTGCATCGGTAATGGCTGATGGACTAGTCATAACGGATCCGTGGATCGACGGCGCTGTAAAGAAGATCGACCGCCAGATTGACAAGAACGAAGATCAACGAAAGGAGCAGCACCGTACTCTGGACAACCGGATAATCACGGTTGTAAATCCCGTTGATCAACAGAAATGCAATGCCGGGCAGCGAAAAAATCTGCTCGATAATGATCGAACCTCCCATCAACACCCCAAACTGGACGCCGATGACGGTCAGGACCGGAATGAACGCATTTTGGAGCGCATGGCGCAGCAGAACTGCGCGATCACGCAATCCCTTGGCGTAGGCTGTCCGAATATAATCCTGGCGCAGCACTTCCAGCAACGATGCGCGGGTCATACGCATAATGATCGCCATTGGTTGGAGCGCCAGCAGGAGCGCCGGCGCCAGCATCATCTGCATGTTGCGCCCAAAATCGGCGAAGGGCGATACCCAGCCCAGCGGCGGCGTCCAGCGGAACATCGTCGAACTGATCAGCAGAAACATCGTTGCCAGCCAGAAAGCGGGGAAAGAAAGACCGATCAACCCGACGATGCGCGTCAGCATATCGGTGACCCCGTTACGGCGCACCGCAGCGATGATCCCCAGCGGAATGGCAAACAGGCACGCAAAGAAGATCGCCATCACCGCCAATTGCAGTGTGACCGGCATCCCCTGGGCGATACTTTCTGCCACAGGGATGCCCGTGCGCATCGAAACGCCAAAATTGCCGCTCAGAAACCCGCCGATCCACTCCAGATACTGCACCGCCAGCGGGCGATTGAGACCCAGATTCTCACGAATCTGATCGAGCGTGCGTTGATCGGCCTGCGTATCGCCGCCAAAGAGAATATCGACCACATCCCCGGGCAAGAGGCGCATCAGGGCGAAAATAATGAGTGACACTCCTGCCAGCGTTGGAATGACCAGCGCCAGGCGTTGCAGCAGATAGCGGTTCATTGTCCGACTTTGCAGCCTTTTACGCGGTCACAAAGATTTCGCGCAGCGCGGGGCGGAACGTCGTGAAGGCGACGTAGTAATTCTGCACCCGCTTCCGAACCGCCGAGAAACGGTAGTCCTGGTAGAGATAGATGTGTGGCGCTTCATTAATGACGATGCGCTGCACTTTCTGCATCAATTCGCGTCGTTTTGCCTGATCGAACGTCGCCATTGCTGCATCATACGCCTCATTAAGCTCAGCGTTCTCCCAGGCGGGAAACCAGTTCTTCTCGGCAATGCCCAGACGACGGAAGTCGTTCAGGTATCCGCTCACGTCGGCGCGCATGCCGCGCGCCGTAAAGCACCACTCGAACTCGCCATTGGTGACGCGCTGCGCGAATGTGCCAAACTCGATCTGTTCAATCTGCATGTCGATGTTCAACTGGCGCAGTTGTTCCTGTACAATGATGGCATTATCGTTCGAGTAGTTGGCGAAGGTCATCGCCGTCACCTTGAAGCCGTCGGCATAACCGGCTTGCGCCATTAACTGGCGCGCCTTTTCGACATCAACCTGGTACGCGGCGCGCAGTTCATCCTGGCTGAGGGGCCAGTCGCCATAGCCGGGCACGACCGGTCCCGTCAGTTCCGCCTCGCCTTCCATCACCTTGTCGATCAGTTCCTGGCGGTCGATGGTCAGACTGATCGCCTGGCGCACTTCTTTGATGTCCCACGGTTTCCCGCCCTTCAGTGTAAACTGAAGCACCTTCGGCTGCGAGTAGAGACCTTTCAGAATGGTGATGTCGGAGTCGTTCTGGAGTCGCCGCGCACCTAACGGCGTAACGTCCGTCCCGTCGATATCGCCGGAGCGCAGTGCCGCAATGCGGGCATCTTCCTCAGGGATGACGCGATAGATCAATTGATC
This region includes:
- a CDS encoding ABC transporter permease encodes the protein MTSPSAITDASAGSLPFMRRRAPPLIAALRRNTPGLVGLIIITLVVLAALLAPVISPYSPTAQVSRRLLEPGAQYLLGTDEFGRDIFSRVIYGSRISLYVGAVSVSLALVFGGALGLIAGYAGGRIDTLLMRLIDMLFAIPSLVLAIVIAGLLGPSLTNAMIAIGIVYAPIYARLVRGEMLAVRNYAYIEAAHAVGVRHIGLITRYFLPNIAAPLIVQTSLLLSTAILAEAALSFLGLGAQPPDPSWGAMLGSGRRFMELTPWVAIAPGIAIVITVLGFNLLGDGLRDVLDPRLRGST
- a CDS encoding ABC transporter permease, yielding MNRYLLQRLALVIPTLAGVSLIIFALMRLLPGDVVDILFGGDTQADQRTLDQIRENLGLNRPLAVQYLEWIGGFLSGNFGVSMRTGIPVAESIAQGMPVTLQLAVMAIFFACLFAIPLGIIAAVRRNGVTDMLTRIVGLIGLSFPAFWLATMFLLISSTMFRWTPPLGWVSPFADFGRNMQMMLAPALLLALQPMAIIMRMTRASLLEVLRQDYIRTAYAKGLRDRAVLLRHALQNAFIPVLTVIGVQFGVLMGGSIIIEQIFSLPGIAFLLINGIYNRDYPVVQSTVLLLSLIFVLVNLAVDLLYSAVDPRIRYD
- a CDS encoding ABC transporter substrate-binding protein translates to MNDRCSDQGEQKVRRIDRRAFLRLVAAGGGALALQACGGGAPPAAAPTTAPAAPTVAPAAPTAAPAAPTAAPAAPTAAPVASNARGGKVTWAMLGDPVSLEPYGINITGQYNYEAREPMYDSLLVWDRDLKVQPSLAESFETPDDTTYIFNLRSGVKFHNGRELTAEDVKFSLDTIINPPDGRNPGAAFFANFDTIEVVDPLTIRINLKKIDPTIPGLFAWSRYTNIFPTDMPSQINPVTQAIGTGPFRLVSYTPNAEIVYERFSDHWNPEQPNIDQLIYRVIPEEDARIAALRSGDIDGTDVTPLGARRLQNDSDITILKGLYSQPKVLQFTLKGGKPWDIKEVRQAISLTIDRQELIDKVMEGEAELTGPVVPGYGDWPLSQDELRAAYQVDVEKARQLMAQAGYADGFKVTAMTFANYSNDNAIIVQEQLRQLNIDMQIEQIEFGTFAQRVTNGEFEWCFTARGMRADVSGYLNDFRRLGIAEKNWFPAWENAELNEAYDAAMATFDQAKRRELMQKVQRIVINEAPHIYLYQDYRFSAVRKRVQNYYVAFTTFRPALREIFVTA